The genomic segment CTGCGCGCCATATGCTCTGACGCCGCCTGACTGACCGTTTCCGTCTGGTCAACCTTCGAATGATCGAATATTTTTGGCAAATACGCTTCCGGCCATTTACGGATGCCAGGAATTTGCGAGCCTTCTTCCGGCTGCGCACCGATGATGCGGATCGCCGGGTTCTGTTCCTTGAGGTAGGTGGAAACACCCATGATGGTGCCAGTGGTACCCATGGCGCTGACGAAATGGGTAATCCGTCCTTCGGTATCGCGCCAGATTTCCGGGCCGGTGGTTTCGTAATGAGCCAACGGGTTGTCAGGATTGGCAAACTGATCCAGGATCAGGCCCTCACCATCTTTCTGCATTTTTTCGGCCAGGTCGCGGGCATATTCCATGCCGCCGGTCTTTGGCGTCAAGATGATCTTGGCACCATACGCTGCCATGCTCTGACGTCGTTCTTCACTCAGATTTTCCGGCATGAGCAGCACCATCTTGTAGCCGCGCATGGCAGCCACCATCGCCAGAGCGATGCCGGTATTACCGCTGGTGGCTTCGATCAAGGTATCGCCGGGCTTGATCTGCCCGCGCATTTCGGCATGCTTGATCATCGACAAGGCCGGCCGGTCTTTCACGGAACCGGCGGGATTATTGCCTTCCATCTTGCCCAAGATTACATTATTGCGCTGTTCGGCATCGCTGCCGGGAATGCGTTTGAGTTGTACCAGAGGGGTATTGCCGATGGTGTCTTCGATAGTCAGATAAGGCATAGTGTAATCAGGCGTCTTGTGCAAAGAGCTCATTTTAATATGAGACTTTATTACGCGTATGAAAGCCTGACAAAGCGCAGCCGGCGGCGCTGGATAACAACGCATTCTGCCGGAGGAGGAGAAAGCCCCCGGGAGCCGCAACGAGCCTGCATAAGCAGCAATTGCGCTGTGCGGCCCGGGGGAATGGCCAGTCTGGCGCCGCTACTTGGACTTGGCCACGGCCTTTACGCCCGTCTTGGCCGGCGGCGCTGTATCGCCTTTGGCCTTGCCATTCACCAGCAAACCGGCTTGCGACAGCTTGACAGAGTTCTTCTCGCCGATGCCCTTGACACGGCTTTCAAAGTCGCCCCAGTCCTTGAAATTGCCGCCTTTGGTGCGCTCATCAAGAACCCGCTTCGCCGTGGCCGAACCTATACCTTTGACGCTCTCCAAAGCCGCCTGGTCGCCCTTGTTAACGTCAACTTGAGCAAAGCTGGCCGAGGCCATCAGCATGCAAAATACCAGCAATAGTTTTTTCAGCATTTCGTCTATCTCCCATAAATGTGATGTCACTGAAAAGATCAATCAGACGCGAAAACGTCTGATTAATTATAGTCATGACAACACGAGAAATTGACATTTACACCATAAACGAGAATTTACTTAACCAAATAATTCTTCGCGGCTGACCGTCGCCGTACCCAGCTTACCGACCACAATGCCACCTGCGCGATTGGCCAATGCAACAGCGTCGGCAATCGGCAATCCTGCGCCGAGCATCAGCGCCAGCGTCGCAATCACGGTATCGCCGGCGCCGGAAACGTCATACACCTCACGCGCCATCGCCGGGAAATGCGTGATTTCCTTCGCCGTGTACAAGCTCATGCCCTCTTCCGAACGGGTCAGCAACAAGGCTTCGAGCTGCAGCGATTCGCGCAGATTTTGTGCTTTGACAGTCAGCTCTTCTTCATTCTTCCAGTTACCGACGATATGCTTCATCTCCGACTTGTTAGGCGTCAAGACGCTGGCTCCCGTGTAGCGCGAGAAATCGTCGCCTTTGGGATCGACCAGGATGCATTTGCCAGCCAGCTTGGCGGCGGCGATCATTTCCGCGACATTGACCAGGCTGCCTTTGGCGTAGTCGGACAATACCACCACCGGATACTGCGGCAACAAGGCATTGAAGCGGGTCAGCTTGTCGCGCAAGACGGCATCGGTCGGCGCTTCCTCGAAATCGATACGCAGCAATTGCTGCTGGCGACCGATCACGCGCAGCTTGATGATGGTGGAGATGGTCGGGTCGCGCGTGAGGAAACTATCGACGCCCATTTCTTCCAGCATGCCATCGACGGTGTCACCGGCTTCATCCTGGCCAACCACACCCAGCAAGCCCGAACTGCCACCCAGGGTAGCAATATTGCGTGCGACGTTGGCGGCGCCGCCCAGTCGTTCTTCGCGCTTTTCAACGCGCACGATCGGCACCGGTGCTTCAGGCGATATGCGACTAACCTCGCCGAACCAGTAACGGTCCAGCATCACATCGCCGACCACCAGAATCTGCACATGCTTGAAGGAAGCTGGCAATGTATAGCTTTGCTTGGTCATGATCTTATCCACGCGCCTTATTTACGCACCAGCGCCGAGCGGCCAATGCCGTGATATTCGAAACCCAGCTCGCCCATCACTTCAGGCTCATACAAATTGCGGCCATCGAACACGATCGGCGCCTTGAGCAGTGTTTTGACTTGCTCAAAGTCTGGACTGCGGAAGGTCTTCCATTCCGTCACAATCAGCAAAGCATCTGCATTATTCAGTGCATCGGTCTGGTTGTCGCAAAAACGGATGCGCTCAAAGGCGCCAGGCGTGGCGGCAAGATCGAGCGCCAGCACACGCTTGGCTTCGGTCATGGCCACGGGGTCGTGCACCGCCACTGTGGCGCCGCGGCCGATCAATTCGTCCAGCAGCACACGCGATGATGCTTCGCGCATGTCGTCGGTATTCGGCTTGAACGCCAGGCCCCACAAGGCAAAATGCTTGCCGCTCAGATCGGCGCCGAAACGCTCGCTGATTTTTTGTCCCAGCACATGCTTCTGATTATTGTTGACCTGCTCCACGGCGCGCAGGATATGCAGTTCCTGACCATAGGCGCGTGCGGTGCGTTCCAGCGCTTGCACATCCTTCGGAAAGCAGGAGCCGCCGTAGCCGCAGCCAGCATACAGGAAGCTATAGCCGATACGCGGATCCGAGCCAATGCCGTGGCGTACCGCTTCAATATCAGCACCCACCTTGTCAGCGAGGTTGGCCAATTCGTTCATGAACGAGATGCGGGTCGCCAGCATGGCGTTCGCTGCATATTTGGTGAATTCGGCGGAGCGCACATCCATCCAGAAGGTGCGTTCGTGATTACGGTTGAATGGCAGGTACAGCTGCTTCATGAGCGCCTGCGCCTGCTGGCCGGAGGCGCTCTCGTCGCAGCCGATGACGATGCGGTCGGGCCGCATGAAATCGTCAACGGCGGCGCCTTCTTTCAGGAATTCCGGATTGGAGACAACGGAAAACTGGATCGCCGCGCCGGCCGGCTTGCGCGCATCCAACTCTTCCCGAATCGCCGTGCTAACCCTGTCTGCGGTCCCGACCGGTACGGTCGATTTGTCGACGATGACCTTGAAGCCGGTCATGTATTTACCGATGTTACGAGCTGCCGCCAATACGTATTGCAAGTCGGCTGAACCGTCTTCATCCGGCGGCGTGCCAACCGCAATGAACTGTACCTGACCGTGCGCCACGCTGGCGGCAATATCGGTGGAGAAATGCAGGCGTCCGGCAGCGCGGTTACGACTGACGATTTCAGCCAGGCCGGGCTCATGAATAGGAATGCCGCCGCCATTCAACATAGCGATCTTGGCCTGATCGAGATCGAGGCAAAATACATCGTTGCCCAGTTCCGCCAAGCAAGCACCTGTAACCAAACCGACATAGCCGGTACCGATAATAGTAATTTTCATGTTGTTCCGAGCATGCGCTGCGCTGCCGCCATGGATATGGCAGGTCAGCAGGATTAATTCATTACGTTCAATTCTTCAGTACGACGCGGCGGGTAAGTTTCCCAACGGCTGCAACCCGGACACTGCCAGTAGAACTGGCGCGCCTTGAACCCGCAATGGCTGCATTGATAGCGCGCCAGCTTCTGGGTATAGCCATGCACCAGGTTCTTGACCACCGACAGCTCAGAATGCATTTCCGGCGCTACTTTCATCAGACGCGCTTCCAGCAATTTATCCAGGCCCAGCAAAGTCGGCGTGCGTCGCAATTCGTCGCCCACCAGTTGATTAG from the Collimonas arenae genome contains:
- the cysM gene encoding cysteine synthase CysM, encoding MPYLTIEDTIGNTPLVQLKRIPGSDAEQRNNVILGKMEGNNPAGSVKDRPALSMIKHAEMRGQIKPGDTLIEATSGNTGIALAMVAAMRGYKMVLLMPENLSEERRQSMAAYGAKIILTPKTGGMEYARDLAEKMQKDGEGLILDQFANPDNPLAHYETTGPEIWRDTEGRITHFVSAMGTTGTIMGVSTYLKEQNPAIRIIGAQPEEGSQIPGIRKWPEAYLPKIFDHSKVDQTETVSQAASEHMARRLASEEGIFCGISAAGACEVALRISQQVENATIVFVVCDRGDRYLSTGVFPA
- a CDS encoding ComEA family DNA-binding protein codes for the protein MLKKLLLVFCMLMASASFAQVDVNKGDQAALESVKGIGSATAKRVLDERTKGGNFKDWGDFESRVKGIGEKNSVKLSQAGLLVNGKAKGDTAPPAKTGVKAVAKSK
- the rfaE1 gene encoding D-glycero-beta-D-manno-heptose-7-phosphate kinase, producing the protein MTKQSYTLPASFKHVQILVVGDVMLDRYWFGEVSRISPEAPVPIVRVEKREERLGGAANVARNIATLGGSSGLLGVVGQDEAGDTVDGMLEEMGVDSFLTRDPTISTIIKLRVIGRQQQLLRIDFEEAPTDAVLRDKLTRFNALLPQYPVVVLSDYAKGSLVNVAEMIAAAKLAGKCILVDPKGDDFSRYTGASVLTPNKSEMKHIVGNWKNEEELTVKAQNLRESLQLEALLLTRSEEGMSLYTAKEITHFPAMAREVYDVSGAGDTVIATLALMLGAGLPIADAVALANRAGGIVVGKLGTATVSREELFG
- a CDS encoding UDP-glucose dehydrogenase family protein, which produces MKITIIGTGYVGLVTGACLAELGNDVFCLDLDQAKIAMLNGGGIPIHEPGLAEIVSRNRAAGRLHFSTDIAASVAHGQVQFIAVGTPPDEDGSADLQYVLAAARNIGKYMTGFKVIVDKSTVPVGTADRVSTAIREELDARKPAGAAIQFSVVSNPEFLKEGAAVDDFMRPDRIVIGCDESASGQQAQALMKQLYLPFNRNHERTFWMDVRSAEFTKYAANAMLATRISFMNELANLADKVGADIEAVRHGIGSDPRIGYSFLYAGCGYGGSCFPKDVQALERTARAYGQELHILRAVEQVNNNQKHVLGQKISERFGADLSGKHFALWGLAFKPNTDDMREASSRVLLDELIGRGATVAVHDPVAMTEAKRVLALDLAATPGAFERIRFCDNQTDALNNADALLIVTEWKTFRSPDFEQVKTLLKAPIVFDGRNLYEPEVMGELGFEYHGIGRSALVRK